The window TTTCCCATATTAAGAAGAGAATTACTGCAGAAGCTGGCAAGGTTGTTAAAGATCTGGAAATTGGGATTCATATTCTCCAGAAAAAAGAAGAAACTCTTGCTCAATCCTTAGACTCATATAAAAAACAAGCCCGGAGGATAGCTGAGCAAGCAATCGAGTACGGAGTGCTGAAACGAGAAGCGGAAAGTAATAAACAAATGTATAAGGTGCTGCTGGAAAGGTTAAAGGAGACAGATATAGGCAGTTCGATTATTGCTAATAATATTCGAATCGTTGACCTTGCTAAAATTCCTCAGCGCCCCTTTACCCCAAATATTCGACGTGATATGATGCTTGCAGGGATACTTGGACTATTTTTAGGCGGTGGGGTCTGCTTTCTTATTGAATATTTTGATAATACAATCAAAGGTCGGGATGACCTTGAATTGTTACTTGGTGTAGATTTTATCGGTGCGGTCCCTGAAAAGAAGCACTCTCTTACCTTGGGAGGGCCAATAGATAAAATTGTCAGCCGAGGGCATCATGAAACGATGTCCTTGCTTGAGTTTTACCGAGAGAATCATCTCCTTAAAACGCTTATGGTGACAAGTACAGTGGCAGGAGAGGGGAAGACCACAACTGCTGCAGGACTCGCTCTAATCTATGCACGAGCCGGAAAAAAAGTATTATTAGTAGACGCAGATATTTTTAAGCCCCGCCTCTGTAAAGTTTTGGGGTGTCCTGAGCGGCCTGGCTTATTTGATTATTTTTATAAGGACACTTTACCTGAGAATTTAATCCAGCAGACTGATGAAGAAAATCTTTTTATCCTTCCCTGCGGGCTGATTCCGTCGAATCCTACTGAAATCATATCCTCACAAAAGATGCGAGAATTACTTAACTCTCTGGGGAATGACTTTGACTTATTGCTTATTGATTCTGCGCCGGTAACTGCATCAAGTGGGATCTCAATATTAGCAAGTCACCTTGACGGAGTAGCACTCATTATCCAAGCGCATAGTACTAACTACCATCAAGTGATATCTGTATTGAAAGGCCTGAAAAAGGTCAGAGCAAACGTTGTCGGGGGCATACTCACCAGAACGAATAAAAAAGATGGCTATGGCTATGGCTATGGCTATGGCGAAGGTAGAAAGAGGCAACAGCTAGAAATCTCCGAAGAGTTGACCTCCTGAGCCCCTAATTTTTTCAAGAAGAAATTTTTAAAAGAGAACGTAAAAAAGTTACGAGCCTGTTGATTAAGCCGATTTTCAAAAGTCATTACACAGTATAGAGTGTGCTGGAGAGTCAGACCTCTATAATATAAAGGTCTGACTCTTCAAAGGTAGTAACTCAACAGACTCATTTATGTTCTATAATATGTTGCAAAAGAAAATAGTACGCCGTTTCATAAATTTAAAGGTACGCCTTGTCAATATTAACTTTTGGTTACTTTTACTGACAGATACGTTCCTTATTGTTGCATCGTATAATATTTCGCAATATATACGTTTTATTGATAATTCCCTGTCGTCGTATCATGCTGAGCCGTATATTCAGCTTCTGATTGTATGCATTAAAATTGCGTCGTTTTACGCCGTAGGGGTATATAGAGGTATGTGGCGGTATACAAGTTATACCGATATAGTAAATATTCTTAAAGGAACGCTCTTAGCCAGTGTATTATCTGTAGCTACTCTGGCATATATCTACCACTTCCAAGGCTTCTCCCGTTCGATTTTTATTATTGACGCAATGGTGACGTTTCTGCTGATCAGCGGGAACAGGGCTTCAATTCGTTTTTGGTATCAGAATACAGAAAAACGACGTTATAGGCTGCGTTATGACCAACGGGATATACCAAAAAAAAAGCTGCTTCTGGTTGGGGCCGGTTCAGCAGCTGAAAAGATATTGCGTGAGCTACGGGAAAATCAAACTCTCCCCTATATTCCTGTTGGGCTTGTAGACGATAACCCGAAAAAAATTGCCTCAAGAATACATGGTATACCGGTGGTTGGTCTGATTGACGATATGCCAGAACAAGCACAGCGAATGGAGGCACAGGAGCTCCTGATCACAATCGCTTCTGCTAGTGGTCCGCAGATGAAACGAATTGTAGAGATTTGCCAGAGCACCCAGCTTCCCTATAAAGTTCTTCCTGGAATTGGTCAGCTCATTCGCGACAATGTCTCTGTAAACGATATGCGGGACATCTCCTATGTAGATTTGTTGGGGCGAAAGGAAGTGCTACTAGATTCCGCCCTGATCGGAAATTACCTTGAGAGTAAGGTGGTCCTTATTACCGGTGCAGGAGGAACTATTGGTTCAGAGCTCTGCCGACAGGTGATCACCTTTGAGCCTGCGCTACTCATTCTCTTTGATGCGGGTGAGGAAAATCTCTATAATATTCAGATGGAGCTGATGCATGAATATAGGTTTCAACATCTCGTTCCAATCTTAGGTAAGGTTCAGAATAAAGAGCTACTGAACAGGGTGTTTAGATGCTATAAGCCAGCGGTTGTTTTTCACGCAGCCGCTTATAAGCATGTTCCGCTGATCGAAAATAATCCTTGGGAGGCGGTAGTAAATAATGTCCTTGCCGCTCAGTATCTGATAGAAGCATCATTTGTCCATCTTGTAGAAAGGTTTGTGCTGGTTTCAACAGACAAGGCAGTACGCCCTACAAATGTTATGGGGGCTTCAAAAAGATTAACGGAAATGCTGATGCAGGCCTACTCCGCGCCATTCTGTCCGGTATCAAATGAGGAGAATATGCATAATGAATTCGTTCCTCATACAGTTTTTATGGCTGTTCGCTTTGGCAATGTATTAGGATCTTCAGGATCGGTTATTCCGCTTTTTAAACGGCAGATTGAGCGGGGCGGCCCTGTCACAGTGACACATCCTGAAATTAATCGTTTTTTTATGTCCATTGAGGAGGCAGCGCAGCTTATTCTTCAGGCAGGTTCCATGGGGCAGGGAGGTGAAATTTTTCTCCTGAAAATGGGCCAACCTGTGAAAATTGCAGACATGGCTCGTGAATTAATAAAACTTTCAGGGCGAGTACCTGATGTCGAAATTGCCATTAAGTATACCGGACTGCGGGAAGGAGAGAAGCTTTATGAAGAGCTTATCACAGACGGAGAAGGTATTGTTGAAACTGGACATGAAGAAATAATGGTGCTACGAGGAGATGAGGAAAATTACTCTTTTCTTTTTCAAGGGATTGAGCGACTCACAGAAAAAGCACGCCAGCATGACGCTTCAGGTATTAAAGAAATTATGCAGGAAATTATACCTGAATACAAACCAGACTATGATGCAACGGGTGTACTTAACCAACGCGGACTTTGTCCGCAACCCAATTAACGTATGAGATAGAGCCGTTCCTCATGTAAAAATGAAAGTAGCCAATAACTTTCAGAATACAGGGAAGAACGACTCATGAAAGCATTAATAAGCAGGTTCTCCAGTTCAGTAAAAGGTGTACTCTCAGGATTTGTATCGTTTTCAAGGCATGCTTCAAATCTGGGTTGACACTTGTACAGAAAGTTATCCATAGCGTTGCGACAATCTTCTTAATGCTGTCTATTCTGACGACCAAATAACTTCCAGTCAAATAGTCCCACTATCACTCTATGATTTTCTCCGTCCCTGACTTGTCTTTTCCTGATACCACGAACAACATTTACGGCAACAGATTTCTTCGTCGTCCTGATTTAACGGTTTTTGATCAAGTGCAAATTACCTACGAGGTACTAAATCCAAATGATTGAGGGGCATCTTACTGGAGCATTCCTGCGGTAAAATAGTTGTGTTACTTCCCATATCTGCCGTCTGATTGATGAATAAACTATTTTCCTGAGATGTCAACGTGCGGAATGTGGGACATAGGGGAAACAAACGGTAACGAGCCGTTTTAAACAAAAAAACGGCAAGTCGAGCGATGCTCAACTTGCCGTTGTAAAAGCAAAAAGATGGTCGGGGCGGTAGGATTCGAACCTACGACCTCCTGCTCCCAAGGCAGGCACGCTAACCAGGCTGCGCTACGCCCCGACGGCACGATGTATGCAGAAAGTTTTTCTTATATACAAAACTTTCATCTTCTCTGCAAGCTTTTCTCTCGCCTACAAGCTTTTTTTCTCCCCATTCGCTCATTTCAAAACGCAGTTCGGAGAATTTTACCAAACCTGACTAAAAAATCCTGATTTCGATGTCAGAGACGGTGAAATTCGTTTTATGTGACAACAAATTTTTCGCCCTTCAACATGTGGAGCGAAAAACTATCTGAAATTGATTTTGCGCAAAAAAACGACTCACGCAATTACAGAGAGTTAAGAGTTCCTCAAACTGCAAAAAAATAAGCGAATGGGGAGTTTTTTGTTAGCTGTTGTTTTTTCACTTGACCGCCCTGGCCTTTTTTGGTATAAAAGTCCACGTTGACTTGAGCAATAAACTTTGTTCCTCGGTAGCTCAGTTGGTAGAGCGGGTGGCTGTTAACCACCTTGTCGGCGGTTCGAGTCCGTCCCGAGGAGCCAGATATATAAAAAGCCTGAAGGAGAAATCCTTCGGGCTTTTTTTGTTTCATAATGCCTATCCCCATAGAATTCTGTGGATATATCAGAAAGGCTCACGTTAAATAGAGAACAACATGCCCCATTAACCCGATATTGAGAATAACGAGTTATGAAACCACGCATCAAAGATCTCCTCAACACCGAACCAAATGAACAGCAGATCCTTGTAGAGGGCTGGGTGCGAACCTGCCGAGACTCTGGCAACCTCTGTTTTATCGAACTCACAGACGGTTCCTGCTTATCTGGCATCCAAGTCATTGCTGAATCAGACCTGCAAAACTATAGCGAAGAGGTCCGGCACCTCAGCACCGGTACAGCCATAAAAGCTACCGGCATCCTGGTCAAATCGCCTGCCAAGGGCCAGGCTGTGGAAATTCGGGCGCAGCAGATCGAAATTCTCGGCCCTGCGGACCCGAACACCTACCCTTTACAGAAAAAGCGGCACAGCTTCGAATTTCTCCGTTCCATTAGCCAGCTCCGCCCACGCACCAATGCCTTGGGTGCAGTCGCTCGCATCCGCTCTGAGCTGAACTTTGCTATTCATCGTTTCTTTCGGGACAAGGGCTTCTTCCAGGTTCACACCCCGCTTATTACCACTTCGGACTGCGAAGGTGCCGGTGAGATGTTCACAGTCACGGCACTCACCGATAAGGAATTAGGAAAGGAGAACGCCTTTGCAAAAGATTTCTTTGGCCGCAAAGCAGGCCTAACGGTCAGCGGACAACTACAGGCTGAAATCTATGCCCTCTCACATGGCCGAGTCTACACCTTTGGTCCCACTTTTCGGGCAGAAAACTCCAACACCAGCCGCCATCTGGCCGAGTTCTGGATGCTGGAGCCGGAAATGGCTTTTTGCGATTTGCATTGCGATATGGAAATTGCCGAGGCCCTTATTCAAGACCTCATCAACGCGGTGATGGAGAATTGCGGGGAAGACCTTGAGCTTTTCAACCGATTCATCAGTAAGGGACTCCTTGAAAAACTGGAAACCGTGCGGCAACACAGCTTTGCCCGCATGACCTATACCGAAGCAATCAAAGAATTGGAGCAGGCACAACAGAAGTTTGAATATCCTGTTGCCTGGGGCAGTGATTTGCAGGCAGAGCATGAACGCTTCCTCTGCGAAGAGATCGCTGGCAAGCCGGTAATAGTCACAGATTACCCTAAGACTATCAAGCCCTTTTATATGCGACAAAATGACGATGGCAAGACTGTTGCGGCTATGGATATCCTGGTGCCGGGAATCGGAGAACTGGTTGGCGGGAGCCAACGAGAGGAACGACTGGATTTGTTAACAGCTCGCATGCAAGAGGCTGGACTTGATCTGGAAGAATACAGCTGGTATCTGGACCTGCGTCGGTACGGTTCCGTACCGCACTCCGGTTTTGGCCTGGGTTTTGAGCGACTGGTTCAGTTCGTCACAGGCATGAGCAATATACGGGATGTCATCCCCTTTCCCAGAACACCGGGCAGCGCCCCTTGCTGAAACATCCCAACCCGCTCTTCCTCCCCCCCAGGGCTTAGACCAAGGCCTTTAGCGCCTTACTCCTCAACTTCTGTCGTAAAAAACAAAAAAATAAGCGGCAATTTGTAAAAAGATTTTCAATGGATACTGCGAGCAACGCATTTAGAGTGTTAGCCAACCGCATCCCTTTGACAGTCACCTGATATCT is drawn from Candidatus Electrothrix aestuarii and contains these coding sequences:
- the asnS gene encoding asparagine--tRNA ligase; this translates as MKPRIKDLLNTEPNEQQILVEGWVRTCRDSGNLCFIELTDGSCLSGIQVIAESDLQNYSEEVRHLSTGTAIKATGILVKSPAKGQAVEIRAQQIEILGPADPNTYPLQKKRHSFEFLRSISQLRPRTNALGAVARIRSELNFAIHRFFRDKGFFQVHTPLITTSDCEGAGEMFTVTALTDKELGKENAFAKDFFGRKAGLTVSGQLQAEIYALSHGRVYTFGPTFRAENSNTSRHLAEFWMLEPEMAFCDLHCDMEIAEALIQDLINAVMENCGEDLELFNRFISKGLLEKLETVRQHSFARMTYTEAIKELEQAQQKFEYPVAWGSDLQAEHERFLCEEIAGKPVIVTDYPKTIKPFYMRQNDDGKTVAAMDILVPGIGELVGGSQREERLDLLTARMQEAGLDLEEYSWYLDLRRYGSVPHSGFGLGFERLVQFVTGMSNIRDVIPFPRTPGSAPC
- a CDS encoding nucleoside-diphosphate sugar epimerase/dehydratase; the encoded protein is MLQKKIVRRFINLKVRLVNINFWLLLLTDTFLIVASYNISQYIRFIDNSLSSYHAEPYIQLLIVCIKIASFYAVGVYRGMWRYTSYTDIVNILKGTLLASVLSVATLAYIYHFQGFSRSIFIIDAMVTFLLISGNRASIRFWYQNTEKRRYRLRYDQRDIPKKKLLLVGAGSAAEKILRELRENQTLPYIPVGLVDDNPKKIASRIHGIPVVGLIDDMPEQAQRMEAQELLITIASASGPQMKRIVEICQSTQLPYKVLPGIGQLIRDNVSVNDMRDISYVDLLGRKEVLLDSALIGNYLESKVVLITGAGGTIGSELCRQVITFEPALLILFDAGEENLYNIQMELMHEYRFQHLVPILGKVQNKELLNRVFRCYKPAVVFHAAAYKHVPLIENNPWEAVVNNVLAAQYLIEASFVHLVERFVLVSTDKAVRPTNVMGASKRLTEMLMQAYSAPFCPVSNEENMHNEFVPHTVFMAVRFGNVLGSSGSVIPLFKRQIERGGPVTVTHPEINRFFMSIEEAAQLILQAGSMGQGGEIFLLKMGQPVKIADMARELIKLSGRVPDVEIAIKYTGLREGEKLYEELITDGEGIVETGHEEIMVLRGDEENYSFLFQGIERLTEKARQHDASGIKEIMQEIIPEYKPDYDATGVLNQRGLCPQPN
- a CDS encoding polysaccharide biosynthesis tyrosine autokinase, whose protein sequence is MTQPAIQEQEINLHQFLRILRRRYPYLIAIMLVIVLLAGVRSFRAIPLYKGSTLLIFEKKNNAPVDFATITQDGANESLATQEKIITSRKVIARVLDAINAEKLPQQEKKFLQDSGFKLSNFIKSIKKAVGFPEKKIVPDPIQRFRRKIAITSLRSTNLMQIQVTDPDPEKAALYANTLARIYIEYNLEDRRAASGNAFTWLSEQVAVLKAKVQKSEMDLLKYKQEESLTSLEKRQNTVDDKITELNENLSALVLDRMEKMAILQEIRGMADKLHKIDSIPEIMENSQIKLLKEEYSRLEIEFARISTKFKKNHPERIRLSTQLSHIKKRITAEAGKVVKDLEIGIHILQKKEETLAQSLDSYKKQARRIAEQAIEYGVLKREAESNKQMYKVLLERLKETDIGSSIIANNIRIVDLAKIPQRPFTPNIRRDMMLAGILGLFLGGGVCFLIEYFDNTIKGRDDLELLLGVDFIGAVPEKKHSLTLGGPIDKIVSRGHHETMSLLEFYRENHLLKTLMVTSTVAGEGKTTTAAGLALIYARAGKKVLLVDADIFKPRLCKVLGCPERPGLFDYFYKDTLPENLIQQTDEENLFILPCGLIPSNPTEIISSQKMRELLNSLGNDFDLLLIDSAPVTASSGISILASHLDGVALIIQAHSTNYHQVISVLKGLKKVRANVVGGILTRTNKKDGYGYGYGYGEGRKRQQLEISEELTS